A DNA window from Aureibaculum sp. 2308TA14-22 contains the following coding sequences:
- a CDS encoding alpha/beta hydrolase family esterase, with the protein MKLISLFTILILLIGCSKSDDEVDESDFEKGLLENQSITISGTNRDYHLYVPNNPTNAPIVFLFHANRSNYNLLLGIGLTANREIKAPYKTWINIAQQENIVLVVPNGIDRGWNDCRNDATGNPNSDDVLFTEKLMDFVINKYQANSSKVFVVGTSNGGHMAMRLAQEIPNKLKAFAAIVAANPKDSQCTNSRMPVSALFMNGTEDDILPYEGGSMEGRRGNVFSAQETIDYWVNRNETDTTPIKTEFANTNTTDNCTVTKYVYGNGTNNTEVTFYKVDNGGHAEPSIAERYSDDFLSTLGNQNSDIEMAIEVWNFFKTK; encoded by the coding sequence ATGAAGCTAATTTCATTGTTCACTATATTAATCTTATTAATTGGATGCAGCAAAAGTGATGATGAAGTTGACGAATCAGACTTTGAAAAAGGTTTACTAGAAAATCAAAGTATAACTATTTCTGGAACAAATAGAGACTATCATTTGTATGTTCCAAATAACCCTACTAATGCCCCGATTGTATTTCTTTTTCATGCCAATAGAAGTAATTATAATTTACTTTTAGGGATAGGATTAACAGCGAATCGAGAAATAAAAGCTCCTTATAAAACATGGATTAACATTGCTCAGCAAGAGAATATCGTTCTTGTTGTTCCTAATGGTATAGATAGAGGATGGAATGATTGTAGAAATGATGCCACGGGAAACCCCAATTCAGATGATGTTCTTTTTACTGAAAAATTAATGGATTTTGTAATCAATAAATATCAAGCGAATTCCTCCAAAGTTTTTGTGGTTGGAACCTCAAATGGAGGTCATATGGCAATGCGTTTAGCTCAAGAAATACCAAATAAACTCAAAGCTTTTGCAGCAATAGTTGCTGCAAATCCTAAAGATTCTCAATGTACAAATTCAAGGATGCCTGTTTCTGCTCTATTCATGAATGGTACAGAAGACGATATACTTCCCTATGAAGGTGGTTCGATGGAAGGCAGGCGAGGCAACGTTTTTTCTGCTCAGGAAACTATCGATTATTGGGTCAATAGAAATGAAACTGATACAACCCCAATAAAAACAGAGTTTGCCAATACAAATACAACAGATAATTGCACTGTTACAAAATATGTTTATGGCAATGGTACAAATAATACTGAAGTTACCTTTTATAAGGTAGATAATGGAGGACATGCGGAACCCAGCATTGCAGAGAGATATTCCGATGACTTTTTGAGCACCTTAGGCAATCAAAATAGCGATATTGAGATGGCAATTGAAGTTTGGAATTTCTTTAAGACAAAATAA
- a CDS encoding OmpA family protein, with product MKKTLTITLFLVFIVGIESAEAQLLKKLQKRTERAAEKAILRKTEKKVYNETSKKMDTLLGNKNKNKKQHKEHSKEESDKYSIENNTNSNNQEVEIWRNYKFIPGEKVIFYDDLKSEEVGEFPSRWDLIKGGAEIAQFNGEKVIIPTAKYDNTITPLFEGKNYLSDEFTIEFDVYVEKSTASNFWTEIFIYLNPKSSNKIRLMLSNGKKTKGYAGNTNFSLEEVPLGKMNTWHHIAMSYNKGKFKLYYDDKRIANLPKLNIEPTEFSISFRGHASGKQKLNAPIKNIRIAHGGGQMYNRIVTDGKYVTNGILFDSGKSIIKPQSIGIINKIVTILEEKPDWKFEIIGHTDTDGETELNLILSKKRAKAVKQALINKGIDGTRLTTLGKGESEPLNKNSTSEEKANNRRVEFIIQK from the coding sequence ATGAAAAAAACACTAACAATTACGCTATTTTTAGTATTTATTGTGGGTATAGAGTCCGCTGAAGCACAACTCTTAAAAAAGCTCCAAAAAAGAACAGAAAGAGCCGCTGAAAAGGCAATACTTCGTAAGACGGAGAAAAAAGTTTATAATGAAACTTCCAAAAAAATGGATACGCTACTCGGCAATAAAAACAAAAACAAAAAACAGCATAAAGAACATTCAAAAGAAGAATCAGATAAATATTCAATTGAAAACAATACGAATTCTAATAACCAAGAAGTAGAAATATGGCGTAACTATAAATTTATACCAGGTGAAAAGGTAATTTTTTATGATGATTTAAAATCTGAGGAAGTAGGCGAATTTCCTTCTCGATGGGATTTGATAAAAGGTGGTGCTGAAATTGCACAATTTAATGGTGAAAAAGTAATTATTCCAACTGCTAAATATGATAATACAATTACGCCTTTATTTGAAGGTAAGAATTATCTTTCAGATGAATTCACTATAGAATTTGACGTTTACGTAGAAAAGTCAACAGCGAGCAATTTTTGGACAGAGATTTTCATTTATTTGAATCCGAAATCTTCTAACAAAATACGTTTAATGTTAAGTAACGGTAAAAAAACCAAAGGATATGCTGGAAATACAAATTTTTCTTTAGAAGAAGTTCCACTTGGTAAAATGAATACATGGCATCATATTGCAATGTCATATAACAAAGGAAAATTTAAATTGTATTATGATGATAAACGTATTGCTAATCTGCCAAAATTAAATATAGAACCCACTGAATTTTCAATAAGTTTTAGAGGTCATGCCAGTGGAAAACAAAAACTAAATGCTCCAATAAAAAACATTCGAATTGCACATGGAGGTGGACAAATGTATAATCGAATTGTCACTGACGGCAAGTATGTAACTAACGGTATTTTATTTGATTCTGGTAAATCAATAATTAAACCACAATCCATAGGAATAATAAATAAAATTGTTACCATTTTGGAAGAAAAACCGGACTGGAAATTTGAAATTATCGGTCATACCGATACTGATGGTGAAACAGAATTAAATTTAATATTATCAAAAAAAAGAGCGAAAGCTGTAAAACAAGCGTTAATAAATAAAGGCATTGACGGAACTAGACTGACAACATTAGGCAAAGGAGAATCAGAACCTTTGAATAAAAATAGTACCTCTGAAGAAAAGGCCAATAATAGAAGGGTTGAATTTATAATACAAAAATAG
- a CDS encoding LytR/AlgR family response regulator transcription factor — MKSYIIIEDDKGTVNMLKEIVADNSPDIIFSGSASTINTGVELLKANKPDFIFLDVNLEDGLSFDILKEFPNPDFKVIFITSFSKYAVEAFKFSALDFILKPFTTNDVLEAVKKVTIAYDNEVYNEKINAFFHNFNNTNNKKLVLKNLDEIHVVDTDTIVYIKSDNNYSTFYLDNNSQIVISKTLKYYDEKLRGLNFFRAHQSYLVNLSFLQTYDKKSDVLVLSNDEKLPVSQSRKPILLDFLNKLN, encoded by the coding sequence ATGAAATCCTATATAATTATAGAAGACGATAAGGGCACAGTAAATATGCTTAAAGAAATTGTTGCTGATAATTCGCCAGATATCATCTTTTCCGGTTCCGCTTCTACAATTAATACCGGTGTTGAGCTTTTAAAGGCAAATAAGCCTGATTTTATCTTTTTAGATGTAAATTTAGAAGATGGGCTTAGTTTTGATATTTTAAAGGAATTCCCTAACCCTGATTTCAAGGTAATATTCATAACTTCATTTAGTAAATATGCTGTTGAGGCTTTTAAATTCAGTGCCTTGGATTTTATATTAAAACCATTTACCACCAATGATGTGTTGGAAGCAGTAAAAAAAGTGACCATTGCCTATGACAACGAAGTTTATAATGAAAAAATTAACGCCTTCTTTCATAATTTTAATAACACAAATAATAAAAAATTAGTGTTAAAGAATCTTGATGAGATTCATGTAGTGGATACCGATACCATTGTTTATATAAAATCGGATAATAATTACTCTACATTTTATTTAGATAACAATAGTCAAATTGTTATCTCCAAAACCTTGAAATATTATGATGAAAAGTTAAGAGGATTAAATTTTTTTAGAGCTCATCAAAGTTATCTTGTTAATTTAAGTTTCTTACAAACGTATGATAAAAAAAGTGATGTTTTAGTCTTATCAAATGATGAAAAACTACCTGTATCTCAAAGTAGAAAGCCTATTTTACTCGATTTTTTAAATAAATTAAACTAA
- a CDS encoding tetratricopeptide repeat-containing sensor histidine kinase — MRQLLFFILLVFYSTVNSQSIDELKLVIEQDTSAVNRINNTLKISAIFARSNLDSALFYADEAINIATDYDDKLLTKSLLHKGTFLTLKGDFKNGDSILNINFERPIDSTTLGLNYINLANSFQFQKRFDEAITNYLKASEIFEEQKNKIRLAQIYGNIGVLNAKNKNFDKAVNYLNKAIKNADQNEILKIQYQINLSSLYIDQNKYLEGLELAYLAEELAKKNNFNRGLASIYTNLCKIYSNSDSLKNTKKAIDYGLLALKIKKEVGNIPVYGETLNNIGQAYLKEGDYSKASIYLKEAIQNSTGDLKTAVLNNLKNIYAKLGNNQLALNYSDQLIQHKDSLTAAKQQEKVTEIIESYESEKKQRLIDVLNVENELQQAKLESQRNLFIGFGILGLLSILLAYLWFQNQKTKQSLQQEAMKHKLLQTQLNPHFLFHSLNSIQSFIHQNKKEESSSYLVSYSKLMRTILESSDQDFISVDEDIAAIEEYVKLQRLNLPDDVQIAVESDDLIGDCKIPPMFVQPYVENALIHGINSIEKGVVCILYKDLTTKVQVIISDNGKGLSTNKGNNELHRSMSTEIIQQRIQNLKQVYNYKINIFTKQSDKGTQIVIEFPKKLTK; from the coding sequence ATGAGACAACTGTTATTCTTTATATTATTGGTTTTCTATAGTACGGTAAATTCTCAATCTATTGATGAATTAAAGCTGGTCATTGAGCAAGATACTTCAGCGGTTAATAGAATTAATAATACATTAAAAATATCAGCAATTTTTGCAAGATCAAATTTAGATAGTGCATTGTTCTATGCAGATGAAGCTATAAATATTGCAACTGATTATGATGATAAATTGCTCACAAAATCCTTACTGCATAAGGGAACCTTTTTAACACTAAAAGGTGATTTTAAAAATGGTGATAGCATTTTGAATATCAATTTTGAACGCCCAATTGATAGTACCACATTAGGTTTAAATTATATAAACTTAGCAAACTCCTTTCAATTTCAAAAACGATTCGATGAAGCCATTACCAACTACTTAAAAGCATCTGAAATCTTTGAAGAGCAAAAAAACAAAATTCGTTTAGCACAGATTTATGGAAATATTGGTGTTTTAAATGCCAAAAACAAAAATTTTGATAAAGCCGTGAACTATTTAAATAAGGCAATCAAAAATGCTGATCAGAATGAAATACTAAAGATTCAATATCAAATCAATTTATCTAGTTTGTATATTGATCAGAATAAGTATTTAGAAGGTTTAGAATTAGCATACTTAGCTGAAGAATTGGCAAAAAAAAATAACTTTAATAGAGGTTTAGCGAGTATCTACACAAATTTATGTAAAATCTATAGCAATTCAGATTCTTTAAAAAATACTAAAAAAGCTATAGATTATGGTTTACTAGCCTTAAAAATTAAAAAAGAGGTTGGAAATATCCCAGTATATGGTGAAACATTGAATAACATTGGCCAAGCTTATTTAAAAGAAGGAGATTATTCTAAAGCAAGTATATATCTAAAAGAAGCAATACAAAACTCAACTGGCGATTTAAAAACGGCTGTTTTAAATAATTTAAAAAATATTTATGCAAAATTAGGAAACAATCAGCTTGCGTTAAACTATTCAGATCAATTAATACAACACAAGGATTCATTAACCGCGGCGAAACAACAGGAAAAAGTTACAGAAATTATTGAAAGTTATGAATCTGAGAAAAAACAACGACTAATAGATGTTTTAAATGTTGAAAATGAACTGCAACAAGCAAAATTAGAAAGCCAACGGAATTTATTCATAGGATTTGGTATTTTGGGTTTACTGTCGATACTGCTAGCCTATTTATGGTTTCAAAATCAAAAAACAAAACAATCATTGCAACAAGAAGCGATGAAACATAAATTACTTCAAACACAGTTGAACCCTCATTTTTTATTTCATTCGTTAAATAGTATTCAATCTTTTATCCATCAGAATAAAAAGGAAGAATCTTCGTCGTACTTGGTGAGTTATAGTAAACTCATGCGTACTATATTGGAAAGCTCGGATCAAGATTTTATTTCTGTCGATGAAGACATTGCCGCCATTGAAGAATATGTGAAATTACAACGACTTAATCTTCCGGATGATGTACAAATTGCGGTAGAATCTGACGACCTTATAGGCGATTGTAAAATTCCACCCATGTTTGTACAACCTTATGTGGAAAATGCTTTAATTCACGGTATCAATTCGATTGAAAAAGGAGTTGTATGTATTTTATATAAAGATCTAACAACCAAAGTACAAGTTATAATTTCTGATAACGGTAAAGGACTGTCCACTAACAAAGGTAATAATGAATTACATCGTTCTATGAGTACCGAAATTATACAACAACGCATTCAAAATTTAAAACAGGTTTATAATTACAAAATCAATATATTTACGAAGCAAAGTGACAAAGGCACACAAATTGTTATAGAATTCCCTAAAAAATTAACCAAATAG
- a CDS encoding acyl-CoA carboxylase subunit beta: protein MDINFNKNEDHNKLQVAALRNKLRNVYNGGGKKRIEKLHAKGKLTARERIDYLLDDKSDRIEIAAFAGEDMYAEHGGCPSGGVVVKIGYVKGKQCVVVANDATVKAGAWFPITGKKNLRAQEIAIENRLPIIYLVDSAGVYLPMQDEIFPDKEHFGRIFRNNAIMSSMGITQIAAVMGSCVAGGAYLPIMSDEALIVDKTGSIFLAGSYLVKAAIGESIDNETLGGATTHCEISGVTDYKAKDDKDALNTIKNIVDKIGDFDKAGFNRIKSIKPKENPEEIYGLVPKSRSDQYDMYEIIKRLVDNSEFDEYKAGYGKTLITAYARVDGWAVGIVANQRKVVKTKKGEMQFGGVIYSDSADKATRFIANCNQKKIPLVFLQDVTGFMVGSKSEHGGIIKDGAKMVNAVSNSVVPKFTVIIGNSYGAGNYAMCGKAYDPRLIVAWPSAELAVMSGNSAAKVLLQIEKASLEKKGEKITKEKEDELFNKIKDRYDNQVSPYYAASRIWTDAVIDPLDTRTWISIGIEAANHAPIEKKFNLGVIQV, encoded by the coding sequence ATGGACATAAACTTTAATAAAAACGAAGATCACAACAAATTGCAAGTTGCGGCTCTTAGAAATAAATTACGAAATGTTTATAATGGCGGTGGCAAAAAGCGTATTGAAAAACTTCATGCTAAAGGCAAACTAACAGCAAGAGAGCGTATTGATTATTTATTAGATGATAAATCTGATCGTATAGAAATTGCCGCATTTGCGGGAGAAGACATGTATGCTGAGCATGGTGGTTGCCCATCTGGTGGTGTAGTTGTTAAAATTGGTTACGTAAAAGGAAAACAATGTGTTGTAGTGGCTAATGATGCTACTGTGAAAGCTGGAGCTTGGTTTCCTATTACGGGAAAAAAGAATTTAAGAGCTCAAGAAATTGCTATTGAAAACAGGCTTCCTATTATTTATTTGGTAGATTCTGCCGGGGTATATCTACCAATGCAAGATGAAATTTTTCCTGATAAAGAACATTTTGGACGTATTTTTAGAAATAATGCAATTATGAGCAGTATGGGTATTACTCAGATTGCTGCCGTTATGGGCAGTTGTGTTGCTGGTGGTGCCTATTTGCCCATTATGAGTGATGAAGCCTTGATTGTGGATAAAACAGGGAGTATTTTCTTAGCGGGAAGCTATTTGGTAAAAGCAGCTATTGGTGAAAGTATAGATAATGAAACGCTTGGAGGTGCAACTACACATTGCGAAATTTCGGGAGTAACTGATTATAAAGCTAAAGATGATAAGGACGCTTTAAATACAATAAAAAATATAGTCGATAAAATTGGCGATTTTGATAAAGCCGGATTTAACCGTATTAAATCTATCAAACCGAAAGAAAACCCCGAAGAAATTTATGGACTAGTTCCAAAATCGCGTTCAGATCAGTACGATATGTACGAGATCATAAAACGTTTGGTTGATAATTCTGAGTTCGACGAGTATAAAGCGGGCTATGGAAAGACCCTAATTACGGCTTACGCCCGTGTTGATGGTTGGGCTGTAGGTATTGTTGCCAATCAGCGTAAAGTGGTTAAGACTAAAAAAGGCGAAATGCAATTTGGCGGTGTTATTTATTCCGATTCTGCGGATAAAGCCACACGTTTTATTGCCAATTGCAATCAAAAGAAGATTCCATTGGTCTTTTTACAAGATGTTACCGGGTTTATGGTGGGTAGTAAATCGGAACACGGTGGTATTATAAAAGATGGGGCAAAAATGGTAAATGCCGTTAGCAATTCAGTTGTTCCAAAATTTACCGTAATCATCGGTAACAGTTATGGAGCTGGCAATTACGCCATGTGCGGAAAAGCGTATGACCCTAGATTGATTGTTGCCTGGCCAAGTGCTGAATTGGCTGTAATGAGTGGTAACTCCGCAGCTAAGGTATTACTACAAATTGAAAAAGCTTCGTTAGAGAAAAAAGGTGAAAAAATTACCAAAGAAAAAGAAGATGAACTTTTTAATAAGATAAAAGACAGGTACGATAATCAGGTGTCGCCCTATTATGCGGCATCACGAATTTGGACAGATGCAGTCATAGACCCACTTGATACCAGAACATGGATTAGTATAGGTATTGAAGCTGCCAACCACGCTCCTATTGAGAAAAAATTTAATTTGGGGGTGATTCAGGTATAA
- a CDS encoding NADPH-dependent FMN reductase → MAKKKIIAFAGSSSKNSINKKLVALAAAHFKDIEVNLLDLNDFEVPIYGIDEENENGYPEDAIKFNELITNSDGILLSLAEHNGAYTVAFKNIFDWVSRIDKLVWKNKPMLLMSTSPGSRGGATVMEIALDKFPRMGANIIANFSLPSFNSNYSETGILDNQLNTEFLKSIEKFNKAL, encoded by the coding sequence ATGGCAAAAAAGAAAATAATTGCTTTTGCAGGAAGTAGTAGCAAGAATTCCATAAATAAAAAATTGGTTGCTTTGGCAGCAGCACACTTTAAAGATATAGAAGTTAATTTGTTAGATTTAAATGATTTTGAAGTGCCTATTTATGGTATTGACGAAGAAAATGAAAACGGGTATCCTGAAGATGCAATAAAATTTAATGAATTGATAACCAATTCAGATGGGATTTTGCTTTCATTAGCAGAGCATAACGGGGCCTATACTGTCGCTTTTAAGAATATATTTGATTGGGTATCAAGAATTGATAAACTAGTTTGGAAAAATAAACCAATGTTATTAATGTCAACCTCTCCGGGTAGTAGAGGTGGAGCAACGGTTATGGAAATAGCTTTGGATAAGTTCCCAAGAATGGGAGCTAATATTATTGCAAATTTTTCATTACCATCATTTAATTCAAATTACAGTGAAACTGGAATTTTGGACAACCAACTAAATACCGAATTTTTAAAATCCATTGAAAAATTTAATAAAGCATTATAA
- a CDS encoding (4Fe-4S)-binding protein, whose product MESKKEIVKEYSNNDLTVVWKPNTCIHAKNCWKGLLQVFNPQNRPWVNMDGASSDRIEKQVNACPSGALSIKKSLKNKNMEDNNVKINVAENGPLLVNGTCEIAKADGSVEIKEKVTAFCRCGASANKPYCDGQHKKINFIG is encoded by the coding sequence ATGGAATCAAAAAAAGAAATTGTAAAAGAGTACAGTAATAATGACCTTACCGTGGTCTGGAAACCAAATACTTGCATTCATGCCAAGAATTGCTGGAAAGGGCTATTACAAGTATTCAATCCTCAAAACAGACCATGGGTAAACATGGACGGTGCTTCATCAGATAGAATTGAAAAGCAAGTTAATGCCTGCCCTTCTGGAGCACTATCAATTAAAAAATCATTAAAAAATAAAAATATGGAAGATAACAATGTTAAGATAAATGTAGCAGAAAATGGTCCTCTGTTGGTTAATGGTACATGCGAAATTGCTAAGGCTGATGGCTCTGTAGAAATAAAAGAAAAAGTAACAGCTTTTTGTAGATGTGGTGCTTCTGCCAACAAGCCTTATTGTGATGGGCAACATAAAAAAATTAATTTTATAGGATAA
- a CDS encoding glutaredoxin family protein: MEIIIYGKKGDAHTVAFKNFLRMAEIDFTYKNLAEDEDAKAHTKKLYDGAVKYPTLIVDGEVHLTPTSDTFNKVMKELKLRG; encoded by the coding sequence ATGGAGATAATAATATATGGTAAAAAAGGAGATGCACATACAGTAGCTTTTAAAAATTTTTTAAGAATGGCAGAAATAGATTTTACCTATAAAAACTTGGCTGAAGATGAAGATGCAAAGGCTCATACTAAAAAATTGTATGATGGTGCTGTTAAGTACCCAACCTTAATTGTGGATGGAGAAGTACATTTAACACCAACTTCAGATACTTTTAATAAGGTGATGAAAGAATTAAAACTCAGGGGATAG
- a CDS encoding pirin family protein, protein MKKNSVKNIGKSDFVNMGPVRLRQPIPTEQIPMIDPYILLHHYGPYHIDEENNPFDLGPHPHRGFEPITFLIQGEQLHRDSLGNESLVKAGDVQWTTAGMGIIHAEGPTKEFVQKGGTLEGIQLWLNLPADKKMIPANYQHIKSDDFEIITNDEKSIQIKVIAGQLDGVKGKIKTQTAINIYMIDLHEGSSTMIKTDKEHQTVLYLLDGNVSVNGDVELIEKENQLIEFNQDGEGFFLKANTESKLLFLSGVPFNEPVASWGPYVMNTQTEILEAMRDYQKGKMGFLPN, encoded by the coding sequence ATGAAAAAAAATAGTGTTAAAAATATTGGCAAAAGCGATTTTGTAAATATGGGGCCTGTTAGATTACGCCAGCCTATACCAACGGAGCAAATACCTATGATTGATCCATATATTCTATTGCATCATTATGGTCCCTATCATATTGACGAAGAAAATAATCCGTTTGATCTTGGGCCACATCCACATCGTGGATTTGAACCCATAACTTTTTTAATCCAAGGCGAGCAATTGCACAGAGATTCTTTAGGTAATGAAAGTCTTGTTAAGGCAGGTGATGTACAATGGACTACTGCCGGAATGGGTATAATACATGCTGAAGGCCCTACCAAGGAATTTGTTCAAAAAGGAGGAACTCTTGAGGGGATACAACTGTGGTTAAATTTACCTGCGGATAAGAAAATGATTCCAGCTAATTATCAACACATTAAAAGTGATGACTTCGAAATAATAACTAATGATGAAAAAAGTATTCAAATTAAAGTTATTGCTGGTCAATTGGATGGTGTAAAAGGAAAAATAAAAACCCAGACTGCCATAAATATTTACATGATAGATTTACATGAAGGTTCTTCTACAATGATTAAAACAGATAAAGAACATCAGACTGTACTTTATCTATTGGATGGAAATGTTTCAGTTAATGGTGATGTTGAACTTATTGAAAAAGAAAATCAACTTATTGAATTTAATCAAGATGGAGAAGGGTTTTTTCTAAAAGCAAATACAGAAAGTAAGTTATTATTTTTATCAGGTGTGCCTTTTAATGAACCCGTTGCAAGCTGGGGGCCTTATGTTATGAATACACAAACTGAAATTTTAGAAGCTATGCGTGACTATCAAAAAGGTAAAATGGGGTTTTTGCCCAATTGA
- a CDS encoding CAL67264 family membrane protein, whose protein sequence is MSMNKNTVLGYATLIMIIVGIVLIALGAFRYDDVAGWGFAAVGIGFFSIAWVFNALKGRV, encoded by the coding sequence ATGTCAATGAATAAAAATACCGTTTTGGGCTATGCCACATTAATAATGATTATTGTTGGAATAGTTTTAATAGCATTGGGAGCTTTTAGGTATGATGATGTTGCTGGATGGGGCTTTGCTGCTGTAGGTATTGGGTTTTTTTCTATTGCATGGGTATTTAATGCACTTAAGGGTAGAGTGTAA
- the ettA gene encoding energy-dependent translational throttle protein EttA, which translates to MSDDKKVIFSMNKVSKTYQNTNKQVLKDIYLSFFYGAKIGILGLNGSGKSTLLKIIAGVEKNYQGDVVFAPGYKVGYLEQEPKLDESKTVIDIVKEGVAETVAILDEYNKINDMFGLEEVYSDADKMEKLMAQQAELQDKIDASNAWELDTKLEIAMDALRTPEGDTPIKNLSGGERRRVALCRLLLQEPEVLLLDEPTNHLDAESVHWLEHHLAQYKGTVIAVTHDRYFLDNIAGWILELDRGEGIPWKGNYSSWLDQKSKRLAQESKTASKRQKTLERELEWVRQGAKGRQTKQKARLKNYDKLLSQDQKQLDEKLEIYIPNGPRLGTNVIEANGVSKAFGDKLLYENLNFNLPQAGIVGIIGPNGAGKTTIFKMIMGEEQPDKGEFIVGDTAKIAYVDQSHSNIDPEKTIWQNFSDEQELILMGGKQVNSRAYLSRFNFSGSEQNKKVNTLSGGERNRLHLAMTLKEEGNVLLLDEPTNDLDVNTLRALEEGLENFAGCAVVISHDRWFLDRICTHILAFEGNSEVYFFEGGFTDYEENKKKRLGGDLMPKRIKYKKLIR; encoded by the coding sequence ATGAGCGACGATAAAAAAGTCATCTTTTCGATGAACAAGGTTTCTAAAACCTATCAAAACACTAACAAACAAGTACTAAAAGATATTTACCTAAGCTTCTTTTATGGAGCAAAAATTGGTATTCTTGGTCTAAACGGTTCGGGTAAATCTACCTTGCTAAAAATTATTGCAGGTGTTGAAAAAAACTATCAAGGTGATGTAGTTTTTGCTCCTGGCTATAAAGTAGGTTATTTAGAACAGGAACCAAAATTGGATGAAAGCAAAACCGTAATTGATATTGTTAAAGAAGGTGTAGCAGAGACAGTTGCTATTCTTGACGAATATAATAAAATCAACGATATGTTTGGTTTAGAAGAAGTATATTCAGATGCTGACAAGATGGAAAAGCTTATGGCTCAACAGGCCGAGCTTCAGGATAAAATCGATGCTTCAAACGCTTGGGAGTTAGACACCAAATTGGAAATTGCAATGGATGCTTTGAGAACTCCTGAAGGTGATACACCTATAAAGAATTTGTCCGGTGGAGAAAGACGTCGTGTTGCACTTTGTAGATTGCTTTTGCAAGAACCCGAAGTTTTATTGTTAGATGAACCAACCAATCATTTAGATGCAGAATCTGTACATTGGCTAGAACATCATTTGGCACAATATAAAGGAACAGTAATAGCCGTTACACATGATAGATACTTTTTAGATAATATAGCGGGATGGATTTTAGAATTGGATAGAGGAGAGGGCATACCTTGGAAAGGGAATTATTCTTCATGGTTAGATCAGAAATCCAAGCGATTAGCACAAGAAAGCAAAACAGCTTCCAAACGTCAAAAAACTTTAGAACGTGAATTAGAATGGGTACGTCAAGGTGCAAAAGGTCGACAGACCAAACAAAAAGCTAGGTTAAAGAACTATGATAAGCTATTAAGTCAAGACCAAAAACAATTGGATGAAAAATTAGAGATTTATATCCCCAACGGTCCACGTTTAGGTACAAATGTTATTGAAGCAAATGGTGTTAGCAAAGCTTTTGGTGATAAATTATTATATGAAAACCTGAATTTTAATTTGCCACAAGCAGGTATTGTTGGTATTATTGGCCCTAATGGTGCAGGTAAAACGACCATATTCAAAATGATAATGGGCGAGGAACAACCGGACAAAGGCGAGTTTATTGTTGGAGATACTGCAAAAATAGCTTACGTAGATCAAAGTCATTCAAATATCGACCCTGAAAAGACCATTTGGCAAAATTTTTCTGATGAGCAGGAACTGATTTTAATGGGAGGAAAACAGGTAAATTCTCGTGCCTATTTAAGTCGCTTTAACTTTTCTGGAAGTGAGCAGAATAAAAAAGTAAATACACTTTCAGGTGGAGAACGTAATCGCCTACATTTGGCAATGACATTGAAAGAAGAAGGTAATGTTTTACTTTTAGATGAACCTACTAATGATTTAGATGTTAATACTTTACGTGCTTTGGAAGAGGGTTTAGAAAACTTTGCTGGCTGTGCCGTGGTTATCAGCCACGACCGTTGGTTTTTAGATAGAATTTGTACACATATTTTAGCTTTTGAAGGTAATAGCGAGGTTTATTTCTTTGAAGGTGGGTTTACAGATTATGAAGAAAATAAAAAGAAACGTTTGGGTGGTGATTTAATGCCAAAGCGTATAAAGTATAAAAAGTTGATTCGCTGA